In a genomic window of Campylobacter showae CSUNSWCD:
- the grpE gene encoding nucleotide exchange factor GrpE has translation MNENENVELEQQIPSNFDESISFEGLDAKYVELQKQLEELTDKYYRANADFENIKKRFEKEKADIATYANEKFARDLLPVIDALEMAVNFETEGDEYAAKIKEGIYITIDQFKKCFEKNGITAIEANEDFDPNFHNAMLQVESEDVEKGKIVQVIQKGYLINGRVLRPAMVSIAK, from the coding sequence ATGAACGAGAATGAAAACGTAGAACTTGAGCAGCAAATCCCGTCAAATTTCGACGAGAGTATCAGTTTTGAGGGCCTTGACGCGAAATACGTCGAGCTTCAAAAGCAGCTCGAGGAGCTAACGGATAAGTATTATAGAGCCAACGCGGACTTTGAAAACATCAAAAAGCGTTTCGAAAAGGAAAAAGCGGACATCGCGACGTATGCGAACGAGAAATTCGCTCGCGATCTGCTTCCGGTGATAGACGCGCTTGAGATGGCGGTAAATTTTGAAACCGAAGGCGACGAATACGCGGCTAAAATAAAAGAAGGAATTTATATAACGATAGATCAGTTTAAAAAATGCTTTGAAAAAAACGGCATCACCGCGATCGAAGCGAACGAGGACTTTGATCCGAATTTCCACAATGCTATGCTGCAAGTAGAAAGCGAAGACGTGGAAAAAGGTAAGATCGTGCAAGTGATACAAAAAGGTTACCTCATCAACGGCAGAGTTTTGCGCCCTGCGATGGTGTCGATAGCGAAGTAA